In Acaryochloris marina S15, the genomic window TAGTTCCAACACATGAAAACTTAACTGAGATAGAAGATTTAGTTCCACTATCAATCTACGAACAATCAATTCAGCTTTATCTCAAAGAATTTTGTGGAGTCAATCAAGATAAAATAGAATCCATTTGCTCCAAAAAACTTAAGAATTCATTGGATTCAGAGAGGGGTACATTTAATAGTTTAGATAATTATGTAAGATCTAATTCTAAAGAGGAGTACCATTTGGAAAAAGTTGGCCTTGCGCGTAGTGTAATCTCAGTAGTTAAGTCAATTTATGATGAACACAATAGCTCAGGTAACACTAGTTATCCTGAGAAACTAGCCTCCTTTGAAAATAACTTTAAAGTACTCTTTGGTAAATTAAATTCTATGCAAGCTAAAGCCGAGTATTCTTGCTCGCAAGCTAAAGTTTTCGAAAGATTGAAGCGAGTAAAAAATCGTTTTTTTCAAGATAAAAATATTGATTCAAAAATCAAAAGAGAATCAGTAGTAAGAATGCTAGTTGAGATGGAAAACTCATTAGATGACAGTTTTGAAAGCAACTATATTAGTTTGGCAATAAGTGAATTGCGCGAAACATACAAACTAAACATCGATTTACATGAGTTCATCTCAGATATTGAAAGACTTCAACTTGATATCAATAAGGTAATTTATGCTGGCAAGCGAGAAAGTCAAACATTTACTACTGAAGATCTTGAACCAGAGAGAGCATCTTAACGTTACAAAAAATTTTTCAATTCAATCAATACACTTCAGCAGAATAACAGCAGCCCCCCAGCCACCCAGCCCCCAAGTCCCCTCAGAGGCCAGGTACATCAGTCCTTGACTAAGACTTTGCGGCCTCTTCCCTCATCATGCTAGACAGCGATGACTCAACTTTCTTCTTAGCAGTTCGACGCTTGCCCCCACCACTAGCCACAACTGGAGTTGGGTCTTGAGGAACGGCTAGCTCATCATCGAGCGGATCAGGGTCGAAGACCATAACAGAGGATTCCTCGACTTCGCTGATAGGCTTCTCCACCTCAGCCACAGATGCAACCTCCTCCAGGTCTGCCAAAACATCAGGAGCCTGATCCTCAGCCTCGACCTCAGAAGTATCCTCAACCGGGCTGTCGGCCAGGAATGCCTGGGTCTGGACCTTGAACCAATCGATAGCTTTATCATGCAGTTCCCAGTGGGCATCAATCCGGTCTGTGAGCTGGGTCTTGATAAGCGTTTGGATGAACAACGTCTCTTGCCGACAACCTTTGCGGAAGACAGCCACAGCATTTCCTTTGACCTCATCAAAGATGGGGCCATGCTTCTGGCTCACTTTGGACAGGCCCCAAGAGCAGAGGATAGTGAAGTTTTTCCAGCCCTGGATTTCCTTGTGAATGACGAACAGGAAGACTTGGCTTGCAGCCATGCCAACTTTTTTAGCGGCAGAGTCAATCACTTCGGTGGAGGCAGATTGTTCGATTTTGACGTTGGTAATCAGTTTCATGAGTGTTGTCCTTTGAATAACGAATAGTGGATAGGCACGACTGGCATGTGCAATCGAGTCGGCCCTGTTGATATTGAGAAAACGGAAAGGGAGGTCTTTGCCTCTTGGGGAATATACCCCCAACAAAAATCAGGCTCGATGTGGAGCCGTGGGCGGGATGGATTTGGAGAAAAAACTTTGGGTGGGAATGCCCCACTTCCTAACCACCAGGGTAGCGTGGATGGCTTTGTGCTACAAGGATTGGGGGATTAGGGTTTCTGATCGGTGGCGGGAGGGAGACTAGGCTTTGCTGATGATTAGTGTGCTTGTGATGAGAATTACTGGAGATCCACAACCGAAGATTCGTGGATGACGATATGGCGAGTTTTATCGACCGATAGCCATCCTTTCTTTCGCAGTTCACCAAGAATGCGAGTGGCTGTAACACGAGTGGCCCCTACCAATTCTGCAATTTGTTGATGAGTTAATCTAACCTCAATTCTTACTCCATCTGGGGTCTTTTCCCCGATCTCTCTTGTCAGCAACAACAGCAACTCCTGAAAGCGATCGCTCACACGACGATGCAGATTTAGAGCTAATAACGCTTCAGTTTGTTGTAACCGCCGATTCAATTGAACCTGAATCCCTTGTGCCAGAATAGGCGACTGCTCCAACTCTTGCTGACTGATACGCATGAGTACCACATCCGTTAACGCAGTTGCTGTATAGGGATCAATTTGAGTCAAGGGTAAACCAAAGGGCATCTCTGGACAAGCCAATCCTAGGATCGCTTCATTCCCATCACCATCTGAAGTATGTAGTTGAATGATTCCCCGGCACACGATCCAAATATCATGGGAATGCAAAACAATATTGAAACCTCTTTTAAATTCGTAGGTTTGGCGTCCTTGATAGACCTCTTCAAGTGACTGCGACCAATGGAAAGAGGATAATGCTGGTGAAATCTGCGTTTGTGACATTGGTGCGTCCTAAGATCTGGCCCTTACTCTAAAATCTCAATATTGGGGTTAAATCCAAATTAAGAGAGATTGTCAATAGAGATATGATTATTTTCCTTCAGAGCCATGCTCAAGTTCAAACTGAACATTGAGATATGACCGCTAAAACCTTTGCCCTAAGTATACTAACAATTCTCTCGTGAAGGTGTGGGGGTTATTTCACATAATTTCAGTTGAGAAATTTATCAATAGAACTATCAACGGAATCCATTGAGATTCACCTATTTTTTTAAACACCTTGCAATTCATCACAAACCACAATATCGAAGCTAATAAGGTTATTCACCAACAAGTCATCGTTAAAGGCCATCAGAGCGTCTTGAACTACGATAGAAATATACCTTCGCGTATTCCTGATGGCTTATCCCCTTTCAGCCACTAAACTCATCACCTACCAGCAGTGCCCCAAAGCCTACAACTTCAGATATGAGCGGGGACTCTCTTCACCCTCTGCCTTCGGATCGCCTGCCTTTGGGATTGCCCTTCACAAAACACTCGCAGATATCTACAAAGACTGGAACTACGATTACCCCCTCCCTTCCCTGGATTGGTTTGCCGTTTGCTGGCAGCACCATACTGGAGATCTGAAACCAGCCCAGATTCATGAGGGGTGGATGGCCTTGCAGCTCTATTACGAGAAATACGTTGCCCCGCTACCCATGATTCGCAAACCTCTTGGAGTTGAAGGAAAGATCAAGGCCAGCTTCCAGGTGAATAATATCGAGTTTTCCATCACAGGCCGTTATGACCGCTTAGACTACACCGATAATGGTCTAGAGCTGATTGACTATAAGACCAGCAAGACGATTGGCCCATCCGATGGCATCGATCTACAGCTTGGATTGTACTTTTTGATTCTGGAGCAGGTCTACCCAGAGGCACTGGAAACGCTGAGTTTAATATATCTACGGCAAGGTCAGAAAGTTACGTTTGATGTGACGCCTGACCATCACCAGCAGGTACGAAAGTTGATCGGAGACATCGCGGTAAAGCTTAGAGCAGATGATGAGTGGAAACCAGAAGTTGGTGGGCACTGCAACCACTGCGGGTATCAGAAGTACTGCCCTGCGAAGTCCAAGAAGCCAGAGCCATTACCGGAGGGGACGAGGGAGGCGAGGCAAGTTCAGCTGGTTTTAGGGATTTGATTCAGCTCTCACGGAAAAGTGACCACAACAGTAATGCCCTCTACCACAGTGGTAGAGGGCATTACTGAATATTAAAAGAAAGTCCCTTCGACACTAGCAGCATCCATACCCCGTAATGCTTGGACTTTAGGTCTGCTAATCTGCGTCTTACCCTTTCGGTGTAAGTTGCCATTTCGGGGACTTAAACTGAGCTGGTGTGGGGGGTATGACAGCCCAATACATCTACTGTAGCTATCGATGCAATACAAATTAAACCGAAGAATTACTGAATCTTAAGAGATTTTTATGAGGAAATATCAGTGGTAGTGCGGATTACAATCAAATATCTTTCTTTATTCTAGATATAGACCTAAATTTATCCAATTCTTTAAAGATTTAAGCAGACAATGGGGTCTACGAGTTTGTCATCAAAATGCCGACCTAATATATGCATGGTCGGCAGTATTTAAATAAATATCAAAAAGCTGGCTTTTATATTTGTCGCCAACGGTATTTATGCTGTTAGTCTCATAATGCGCTGAATTTCTATATTCCGGTAGGGTTGATCTACCCGAAACGCAGCTAATCCCTCATCCAACCTGGACAAGTATCGACCTCGCCTGTCTGGAATACACTGAAGAGTTGTTCTGCAAACGCCACCGGAATAAACCAGTGGGCACAACCGATGTACAAATATGCATGGGCAGGTTCTCCCAGATAGAAAATTTCCAGGTTGATGTCACTATTTTGCTGCCAGATATCTTCTTCGTAGAGACTGGTTCCTCCTGGACAGATATAGGTGCAGATTAAACATTCATCGAAACTACCATCTTCCATATAGCCGATGTAGTTCTCTTGGTAAAAGTCAGAGGTTTTGAACTTGCGAATGACGATATGCAGCTCCCCTGGCCCCTGAATCTCCAGCTCTTGTCTACCAGGATGATCCGTGATGCCGACTCGCCACCCCTGAATGTATTCCCTCTTCATCCGCAATCACCTCCGTCATCCAAACTCTGGAAATTCTCTCACTCGCAGCTCTTCCGGCCACTCTTGTATATCCCCACCCTTCGCTGAACGGAGCTTGGGAACACCCACGGGTTTGCTGCCGAGCTGCTTGATAAACACGGGGATATCTGCGGTCTTACACTGGTCTCGGATGGAGCGAATCCAGTCCACATCGTAAGGCCGAGCGCCAGGGCCAGACTCACCCCCGGTGATGCACCAATTTGCGGCAAGAGCACCAAGATCTACGGGTTTGAGCAGTGGTTCACAACTCAAAAACCGGACTGCTGCTGGTGTTTCTGCTAGCAACGGAATTCGCTCATCTGCGGCTTTCTGGTTCTCGACTGATACGCCTAACCAGAGATTGGACAGGGGCCAATCCCATTGACATGATTCAAGGTCAGCCAATACCTTTTGGCTAGCATTGGTTGATCGGCCCTTAATGACAGCAGCAATCCGAATTCTGTTTTTGGCAGTCATGAGATAATCCCGCATTCGTCTTGGTCGTTTGGTCAGCATCTGCACTGTGACTTGAGGATTGAGCGCGATTGCAGCAAAAATCTGATCCAGCCACTCGTCTTTCACGGCTGGGTGGAACGGGTCAGACATCGACGGCATGAATACCCTGATCGGTTTCCGAAACTTGAATAGCTTCTCCAACTGCTCAGGGACAAAATTCACCTGGCCTGTCCAGTTCCCCTGCTCATCCACAACCCCCTGATACTGGGAAAACTGTTGCAGCCGTCCTGACTTTGAAGCTCTGGCTGCATAGCAATGCTTACAACCGCTTTCCTTGGCTCCCTTAGCTCGAACTTTTGTGCAGCCCACCAAACAATTGATGGTGTGATCGGTCCATTCGATAGTGGTCATGTCTTTTGCTCCATCAAAATTTTCAACGTTTCAGATCGGACATCTCGGAGTCCCTGCCCCCCGCGATAGGGACTAGGATCAGGCAGTGCAACGATGTTTCCTAACTGCCAAGCAAAGCGCCCAGGTTGCCAGCACCCCACGGCCAGCTCCAGTTCGGTTTGTGTGTCGATAAGCCTGGAGTCCATCTGGGGACAGTCCACCAGATCCGCAATCGCCACGATGCAACCGAGTGGGTAATCACATGGTTTGCGCGGCACCTTGTCACCCGTCAGATCATTAACTTGGCTCACTATGGCTTGCCCATCTAAGCCGATGGTTCGCTTGGCCGCATGAATAGCCAGCTTGCCTCGGTAGCGAGTGCCCCAAGAGCGGGTTTCAAATTGCTTGAGATTCAGGGCAATGAAGGTTGCCCACGGTTGCCAGAGGGTAATGATTTTCATGGCTATGCCTCCGCTCCCCAGTTCTCCCAGCCTGGACGAGGGCACCGAGAGAACAACTCAATCCGCTGACCCCCGAGGGCATCACCTAGCCGATCTGCCATCTGGTAAAACTCTTCAGGCTTTTGAGAATGCTTACCCACAGGAGCTTGAAATGCGGTGGGAATATCGGTTAGTCCAAGGGCAGTAAAGGTCTTGGCCTTACCTTTACGACCTACTAAAATTTGCTCAGTTGCATTTCGCCCATAGTGTCCAATACCGTATCTAATCTTGCTTCTGTCTTGAGTAACCTTGACCCACGTATGAATTGCCTTATATTCAAACCCCCAGGACGCCATGACTTTGAATGCCAACGGTAGGTGATTATTTGTCGTCCACAACAACAGATAAGAATCTGGAGCGGCAATCGAACTCACAGGCATCGCCAAGATTTCCTCATCGGTCATCGAGGGATAAGGGCACCGTCCACGGTGGGTTTTGTCAGATTCTCTGAGGTGATAGCTCCACGGTGGATCAGCCACGATCAGGGAATAGGCACCCACAGGAAGGGCTGGGGTATTCGGAACAAGGTTGAGCGTAATAGCAAGCTTCTGCTGACCACGCTTGTCAGTGGGGGCATACATGGTTTTGCTCCAAGGTATAGAGAGTTGTATTCAGTCAAATTATTCAAACTAGTGAGAGCTGCTTGACCTTCCCGGTCGCCTCTTGCCAGGTCTGCTCAAAGTAATTCGGTCGATGCACCTTATCTTGAATAAATCCAGGGGCCGCAACCCAGAACCCTTCACAGGTCAGGGACTCATTAGGCTTCCTGTGGTACTCGTAAGCTCTGGTGTAGGTCGGGTCTGATTCGTCACAGGTATAGCCGTGTTGCTTGGCAATCACACTCACTTGAGCATCAGCAGCACTACGATGCATTGGCTCAGACACTCGCGTGACTCGCCTACTGATTTGCTTGCCTTGATAAATGCGCTCAACCCGGTAAACCACCCAGTCAATTGAGTCTAGGTGATTCACTGCCAACTCCCTGACAGATTGGGGGGCAACCTCCCAGGCAGAGCGACTGGCAAACAGCTTCATTCTGGGGTTGAGGGCAAGCGCCGCAGCTTCCAAAACCAAGGCGTACAGGCCCGCATCCGGTTCAGCTTCCCAGCGCTGCCTCGCCTGTTCGGGCTTACAGAAGGGACAGAAAACACAGGCCGACTTGAGCCAATCTGCCCCGGTCTTTTCATGGATGTAGTCAATGCAAGTCTGTCTATCCCAGCCCCATTCTTGGAGGGGGAATCGATAATCAGACCCCATGCAGGGGTAATCAGCACACTTGGCTGAGCGCTTTTCTTCCCCTTTGCAATAACCCAGATATGGACCGATGGCCTCACCAGAGAGATGATCCGATATCCAGCTATCAATGACGACACCTTTAAACTTCATGGCACAGGTATGGGCACCACTCACAGGTTGGCTGGTGCCTGCAATTTTGAGAGAATGACCGAGAGTGTAATCTCCTTCGATATGGCAGATCTGGGGGTTTCGAGTATCACTCAAGACGGTGTATCCATCTTTTTTAGAGTGACCCGCCTTGGCGACCTGGACAAAGCGAATCTGATGTTGCCTGAGCAAGGGCAAGATGTGTGCTTCGACCAAGTGCTTAGTGGATTGATGTTCGTTACCCGTCTGAGCGGTTATCAATATCAGATCATCAAAGCTAGAAAAAGGGCGATTTTGGGGATTGTAGATCCAGGAAAGCAAAATTGCAGTTGAGTCAACTCCTAAACCCAAATTAAGTACGTGCATCATGGGTAGCTCTTCAAGACATCGTAGAGGAAGAAATACAAAAACATTCCGAAGTAGAGGGACTGCCAGAGCAGCCACCAGAGAAGGGTGTAGGCGTCCATAATTGCCTCCTAAGTTTTCAAATTCCAGGTGGAAACTGAAATATTCGCGGTTTCAAAAATGTGGGGATGACAGGGAATCAAGGCAACGTTGCACAATCATCTGCATTACGGGTGGAGTAACGGCGTTGCCAAGCTGCTTGACCCTCTCGCGTTTATTTCCTAAAACTTTGTAATCTTGAGAAAAGGCCATCGCTGCCTGGATTTCATGAGGTTGCAACATGCGAAAATAGCAGTCTTCAACAGAGATAGAGCGATCCGGTTGCACCAGGGCATGGCGGTCGCCGGCAGTGATGGTGGGAATGGCTTTATCCACTCCACAGACTTGATCTGAGCCACTGTAATAGCTGGCTAGAAAAGGCTGAACTAAACCGTGATGCCCTCCCCCAGCGGTGACCGTACCTAGCGGCTCCTCCAGTGAGTGTGCTTGGTTGTGGTTTCGGAGTGTCACCATAAACGGCTGCACCAGCGAATTATGGTCAACCGTTGTGATTGTGGGCAGTGGGTCATGAATGCTAGCGGCCTGCGCTCCGGTATAGTTCCTGACAATGAACGGCATTG contains:
- a CDS encoding ASCH domain-containing protein encodes the protein MKIITLWQPWATFIALNLKQFETRSWGTRYRGKLAIHAAKRTIGLDGQAIVSQVNDLTGDKVPRKPCDYPLGCIVAIADLVDCPQMDSRLIDTQTELELAVGCWQPGRFAWQLGNIVALPDPSPYRGGQGLRDVRSETLKILMEQKT
- a CDS encoding MT-A70 family methyltransferase; translation: MYAPTDKRGQQKLAITLNLVPNTPALPVGAYSLIVADPPWSYHLRESDKTHRGRCPYPSMTDEEILAMPVSSIAAPDSYLLLWTTNNHLPLAFKVMASWGFEYKAIHTWVKVTQDRSKIRYGIGHYGRNATEQILVGRKGKAKTFTALGLTDIPTAFQAPVGKHSQKPEEFYQMADRLGDALGGQRIELFSRCPRPGWENWGAEA
- a CDS encoding Crp/Fnr family transcriptional regulator; its protein translation is MSQTQISPALSSFHWSQSLEEVYQGRQTYEFKRGFNIVLHSHDIWIVCRGIIQLHTSDGDGNEAILGLACPEMPFGLPLTQIDPYTATALTDVVLMRISQQELEQSPILAQGIQVQLNRRLQQTEALLALNLHRRVSDRFQELLLLLTREIGEKTPDGVRIEVRLTHQQIAELVGATRVTATRILGELRKKGWLSVDKTRHIVIHESSVVDLQ
- a CDS encoding DUF5131 family protein — its product is MTTIEWTDHTINCLVGCTKVRAKGAKESGCKHCYAARASKSGRLQQFSQYQGVVDEQGNWTGQVNFVPEQLEKLFKFRKPIRVFMPSMSDPFHPAVKDEWLDQIFAAIALNPQVTVQMLTKRPRRMRDYLMTAKNRIRIAAVIKGRSTNASQKVLADLESCQWDWPLSNLWLGVSVENQKAADERIPLLAETPAAVRFLSCEPLLKPVDLGALAANWCITGGESGPGARPYDVDWIRSIRDQCKTADIPVFIKQLGSKPVGVPKLRSAKGGDIQEWPEELRVREFPEFG
- a CDS encoding PD-(D/E)XK nuclease family protein is translated as MAYPLSATKLITYQQCPKAYNFRYERGLSSPSAFGSPAFGIALHKTLADIYKDWNYDYPLPSLDWFAVCWQHHTGDLKPAQIHEGWMALQLYYEKYVAPLPMIRKPLGVEGKIKASFQVNNIEFSITGRYDRLDYTDNGLELIDYKTSKTIGPSDGIDLQLGLYFLILEQVYPEALETLSLIYLRQGQKVTFDVTPDHHQQVRKLIGDIAVKLRADDEWKPEVGGHCNHCGYQKYCPAKSKKPEPLPEGTREARQVQLVLGI